Proteins from a single region of Myxococcales bacterium:
- a CDS encoding ATP-dependent Clp protease proteolytic subunit, whose product MPNRHHEEVERMPFVIDGDAEKMLAVKIFSHLLDERIVFLTGEIDSKKADAIVSQLLYLDKQDPDKDIWLYVNSPGGEVTAGMAIYDTMQYVHADVATLCMGQAASMGALLLAAGAPKKRFALPNARIMIHQPAGGAYGVAMDVQIQTKEILRMKKRLSEILVHHTGQPYEKVVVDTERDYYMSAEEAKEYGLIDKMITKKTNRK is encoded by the coding sequence ATGCCGAACCGTCATCATGAGGAGGTTGAAAGAATGCCGTTCGTGATCGATGGCGACGCCGAAAAAATGCTCGCCGTGAAGATTTTTTCCCATTTGCTGGACGAGCGCATCGTCTTTTTAACGGGCGAAATCGACTCGAAAAAGGCCGACGCGATCGTCTCCCAATTGCTTTATCTGGACAAGCAAGACCCGGACAAGGACATCTGGCTTTATGTCAACAGCCCCGGCGGCGAGGTGACCGCGGGGATGGCGATTTACGACACGATGCAGTACGTCCACGCCGACGTGGCCACGCTGTGCATGGGCCAGGCGGCGAGCATGGGCGCGCTGCTGCTGGCGGCGGGCGCGCCGAAAAAACGTTTCGCCCTGCCCAACGCCCGGATCATGATCCACCAGCCGGCGGGCGGCGCCTACGGCGTGGCGATGGACGTGCAGATTCAGACCAAGGAAATCCTGCGGATGAAAAAGCGGCTGAGCGAAATCCTGGTGCACCATACCGGCCAGCCGTATGAAAAAGTGGTGGTCGACACCGAACGCGATTACTACATGAGCGCCGAGGAAGCCAAGGAATACGGCCTCATCGACAAGATGATCACCAAGAAAACCAACCGCAAATAG
- a CDS encoding nucleoside deaminase: protein MELALTEAAAAAAIGETPIGAVVVCAGEVVSRAHNRREADFDPTAHAEILALREAARRLGRWRLTGCTLYVTLEPCLMCAGAIVLARIDRLVYGAADPKAGAIESLYQAATDPRLNHRVELTAGVLADRCGMALSEFFRLRRNK from the coding sequence ATGGAGCTGGCCTTGACCGAAGCGGCCGCGGCGGCGGCGATCGGCGAAACCCCGATCGGCGCCGTGGTGGTTTGCGCGGGCGAGGTCGTCAGCCGGGCGCATAATCGGCGGGAGGCGGATTTCGATCCGACCGCGCACGCCGAAATTCTGGCCCTGCGCGAGGCCGCCCGACGGCTGGGCCGCTGGCGGCTGACCGGGTGCACCCTGTACGTGACCCTCGAGCCGTGCCTGATGTGCGCCGGGGCGATCGTCCTGGCGCGGATCGACCGGCTGGTCTACGGCGCGGCGGACCCGAAAGCCGGCGCGATCGAATCGCTGTACCAGGCGGCCACCGATCCGCGGCTGAACCACCGGGTCGAGCTGACCGCGGGCGTGCTGGCCGATCGCTGTGGAATGGCGCTCAGCGAATTTTTCCGGCTCCGTCGCAACAAATAG
- a CDS encoding NAD-dependent epimerase/dehydratase family protein, translating into MKMLITGGCGFVGANLARHFLQQGWDVTVLDNLVRRGSEYNVYDLTALGVRYVHGDVRNAEDLAALPKYDAICETSAQPSAIDGYANPYFDLSNNTFGLVNVLEKARRDDAILIFWSTNKVYSGDRVNAIPVREAATRWEWDAASGYQAAGFSFARGISERFDVDGGQHSIYGVSKICGDLICQEWFDAFGVRTVVNRFSCLAGPGQFGKSAQGWVAWWIIAFQFGLPLAYIGWDGKQVRDALFTPDINRLVELEIKHIDRAAGHVFNIGGGMETTLSLREMTAWCERRFGRTVPVKIIETPRKADHVVYITDTSTVRDLLGWQPATGLADGLEEIVQWVDREQDRLRALYGK; encoded by the coding sequence ATGAAGATGCTCATCACCGGCGGCTGCGGTTTTGTCGGCGCCAATCTGGCCCGGCACTTTTTGCAGCAAGGTTGGGACGTTACGGTCCTGGACAACCTGGTGCGCCGCGGCAGCGAATACAATGTATACGACCTGACGGCGCTCGGCGTCCGCTATGTGCACGGCGATGTGCGCAACGCCGAGGATCTGGCGGCCTTGCCGAAGTACGACGCGATCTGCGAAACGAGCGCCCAACCCAGCGCCATCGACGGTTACGCCAATCCGTATTTCGACCTGAGCAACAATACGTTCGGCCTGGTCAACGTGCTGGAAAAAGCCCGGCGCGACGACGCCATTTTGATCTTCTGGAGCACCAACAAGGTCTACAGCGGCGACCGCGTCAACGCGATTCCGGTCCGCGAAGCCGCCACACGCTGGGAGTGGGACGCCGCCAGCGGCTATCAGGCCGCCGGTTTTTCGTTCGCCCGCGGCATCAGCGAACGGTTCGACGTCGACGGCGGCCAGCACTCGATCTACGGGGTTTCCAAGATTTGCGGCGACCTCATCTGCCAGGAATGGTTCGACGCCTTCGGCGTGCGGACGGTCGTCAACCGCTTTTCCTGCCTGGCCGGCCCGGGGCAGTTCGGGAAGTCGGCGCAGGGCTGGGTGGCGTGGTGGATCATCGCCTTTCAGTTCGGCCTGCCGCTGGCGTATATCGGCTGGGACGGCAAACAGGTCCGCGACGCCCTTTTCACGCCGGACATCAACCGCCTCGTCGAACTTGAAATCAAGCACATCGACCGCGCGGCCGGCCACGTGTTCAACATCGGCGGCGGCATGGAAACCACTCTTTCGCTGCGCGAAATGACCGCCTGGTGCGAACGGCGATTCGGCCGCACGGTGCCGGTGAAAATCATCGAGACGCCGCGCAAGGCCGATCACGTGGTCTATATCACCGATACCTCCACCGTCCGGGACCTGTTGGGCTGGCAACCGGCCACCGGCCTGGCCGACGGCCTGGAGGAAATCGTGCAATGGGTCGATCGCGAGCAGGATCGGCTGCGCGCGTTGTACGGCAAATAG
- a CDS encoding 6-phosphofructokinase, with translation MARKKSSPQTATGKTVPPVMVDNDNLIHPDQAAMDSIHKILASARKYHGTKQKRVGMLFSGGPAPGGNAVISGAALSFLNDGWEVIGFYKGYEHLEQFNREKPRQFREGVHFKRLGYEDVTKIRQLGGIIIKTSRANPSKVANAEIRNPHDLIDPKRSVKLYNVLDALEFMGIQALISIGGDDTLKTAFYLHLLGLPVVHVPKTIDNDYYGIPWTFGYFTAIEHARQAIKVFNAEAQTTDSWWILELMGRKTGWYTLGAGIAGEAVRMIGPEEMGSKVDLNDLAKEIFELVMEREKYGKHYGVVLVSEGLVDRLPDDQRPHEVDEHGNTKFSEAFFGYRLSKAIGDLYKKTTGKKLHIKSETVGYTTRCAEPSAFDITLGSQLGMGAFRFIKEGLSGNMVSVGDNLEIKNVPFESLIDPVTFRTRLRFVPIQGDFFKLAKSLEFRRLQES, from the coding sequence ATGGCCAGAAAGAAATCATCGCCTCAAACGGCGACCGGCAAAACCGTCCCGCCGGTCATGGTGGACAACGACAACCTGATTCATCCCGATCAAGCGGCCATGGACAGCATCCATAAGATTCTGGCATCCGCGCGCAAATATCACGGCACGAAACAGAAGCGGGTCGGCATGCTGTTTTCCGGCGGCCCGGCGCCGGGCGGCAACGCGGTCATTTCCGGCGCGGCCTTGTCGTTCCTCAACGATGGCTGGGAAGTCATCGGTTTTTACAAAGGCTACGAGCACCTCGAGCAGTTCAACCGCGAAAAGCCGCGGCAATTCCGCGAAGGCGTTCATTTCAAGCGGCTGGGCTATGAAGACGTGACCAAGATCCGCCAACTCGGCGGCATCATCATCAAGACGTCGCGCGCCAACCCGAGCAAGGTGGCCAACGCCGAAATCCGCAACCCGCACGACCTGATCGATCCGAAACGGTCGGTCAAGCTGTACAACGTCCTGGACGCCCTGGAATTCATGGGGATTCAGGCGCTGATTTCCATCGGCGGCGACGACACGCTGAAAACCGCCTTCTACCTGCATCTGCTCGGCCTGCCGGTCGTGCACGTGCCCAAGACCATCGACAACGACTACTACGGCATTCCCTGGACCTTCGGCTACTTCACGGCGATCGAGCACGCCCGCCAGGCGATCAAGGTGTTCAACGCCGAGGCCCAGACCACCGATTCGTGGTGGATTCTCGAATTGATGGGCCGCAAAACCGGTTGGTACACCCTGGGCGCCGGCATCGCGGGCGAGGCCGTGCGGATGATCGGCCCCGAGGAAATGGGCTCGAAGGTCGATCTGAACGATCTGGCCAAGGAAATCTTCGAACTCGTCATGGAGCGCGAGAAGTACGGCAAGCACTACGGCGTCGTGCTGGTTTCGGAGGGCCTGGTCGATCGCCTGCCCGACGACCAACGGCCGCACGAAGTGGACGAACACGGCAACACCAAATTTTCCGAGGCTTTCTTCGGCTATCGGCTGAGCAAGGCCATCGGCGATCTGTACAAGAAGACGACGGGCAAAAAGCTGCACATCAAGTCCGAGACGGTCGGCTATACCACGCGTTGCGCCGAGCCGTCGGCGTTCGATATCACCCTCGGCAGCCAGCTCGGCATGGGCGCCTTCCGGTTCATCAAGGAAGGCCTCAGCGGCAACATGGTCAGCGTCGGCGACAACCTGGAAATCAAGAACGTGCCGTTCGAATCGCTGATCGATCCGGTCACGTTCCGGACCCGCCTGCGCTTCGTGCCGATCCAGGGCGACTTCTTCAAACTGGCGAAATCGCTCGAATTCCGTCGCTTGCAGGAAAGCTGA
- a CDS encoding hydrogenase maturation protease, translated as MAQTLILGFGNTLMGDDGIGVRAIERLREAAPPDLDLAEGGTSALDAIDWLADRNRLILIDAVRGGRAPGTIYRFTPAELRTPAKLALSLHSISLPEAMRLWELQLEAMPEIVIFGVEPAATEWGTGLSAPVAAALPEVCRLALAEARR; from the coding sequence ATGGCCCAGACGCTGATTCTCGGGTTCGGCAACACGCTCATGGGCGATGACGGCATCGGCGTGCGGGCGATCGAGCGCCTGCGCGAAGCGGCGCCGCCCGATCTCGATCTGGCGGAAGGCGGCACCAGCGCCCTGGACGCCATCGATTGGCTCGCCGACCGAAATCGACTCATTCTGATCGACGCGGTGCGCGGCGGCCGGGCGCCGGGCACGATCTACCGGTTCACTCCGGCGGAACTGCGCACCCCGGCCAAATTGGCTCTTTCGCTGCATTCCATCAGCCTGCCCGAGGCGATGCGCCTATGGGAACTGCAATTGGAAGCAATGCCCGAAATCGTCATCTTCGGCGTGGAGCCGGCGGCGACGGAATGGGGGACCGGCTTGTCGGCGCCGGTCGCGGCCGCGTTGCCGGAAGTCTGCCGGCTGGCGCTGGCGGAAGCGCGGCGGTAA
- a CDS encoding alpha/beta fold hydrolase, whose protein sequence is MKIHRLTWLVIFAVLFTGACGSPSGDDDDAAGETDDDAAADDDHSPADDDDNDDDNDNDDTEPPCDETRTPIVFVHGFLEVGDAFATQAMRFTSNGYCRDRIFAFDYNTLFGPFGTNESLDALIDAVLARTGAAKIDLLGHSLGGAVCYQYLEPAANAAKVAHYVSLASFPLGEVPNGVPGMNVSSTADTMAGPSTMPGGENVSFDDLDHLQVATSEKTFAALYPFFNGGETPATTEIVPEEIIRIGGRAVTFAENAPAPNAHIQIFKLDPETGARLTEEPAADLITDRLGYWGAFTAAPDAFYEFVCLDPSGDWPPVHYYREPFTRSNAMVYFRVFPPKQSLLGLAFRLLPLNDDYAIFAWLNINQAAVYGRDTFAVNEFDLATPEMTDPSITTITVFFFDTNFNGVSDGAPAGGIWSSFPFLRAFDLWLPATGSTRFQFDGREMNIRNWPSKTDGLSIAVFE, encoded by the coding sequence ATGAAAATCCATCGACTGACCTGGCTCGTGATTTTCGCGGTCCTTTTCACCGGTGCCTGCGGCTCGCCGTCCGGCGACGACGATGACGCCGCCGGCGAAACCGACGATGACGCCGCCGCCGATGACGATCATTCTCCGGCCGATGACGACGACAATGACGACGATAACGACAACGACGACACCGAGCCGCCCTGCGACGAAACCCGGACGCCGATCGTTTTCGTCCACGGTTTTCTGGAGGTCGGCGACGCCTTCGCGACGCAGGCGATGCGCTTTACGTCCAACGGCTATTGCCGCGACCGCATTTTCGCCTTCGACTATAACACGCTCTTCGGTCCGTTCGGCACCAATGAAAGCCTCGACGCGCTGATTGACGCGGTGCTGGCCCGCACCGGCGCGGCCAAGATCGATCTACTGGGCCACAGCCTCGGCGGCGCGGTCTGCTATCAGTACCTGGAACCGGCGGCGAACGCCGCCAAGGTGGCGCATTACGTCAGCCTGGCGTCCTTTCCGCTCGGCGAGGTGCCCAACGGCGTGCCGGGAATGAACGTTTCCTCGACCGCCGACACGATGGCCGGTCCCAGCACGATGCCGGGCGGCGAAAACGTCTCGTTCGACGACCTGGATCACCTCCAGGTGGCGACCTCCGAAAAAACCTTCGCCGCGCTGTATCCGTTCTTCAACGGCGGCGAAACGCCCGCTACCACGGAAATCGTCCCCGAGGAAATCATCCGGATCGGCGGGCGCGCGGTGACGTTCGCGGAAAACGCGCCGGCGCCGAACGCGCACATCCAAATCTTCAAACTGGATCCCGAAACCGGCGCGCGGCTGACCGAGGAACCGGCGGCCGACCTGATTACCGACCGGTTGGGCTACTGGGGCGCTTTCACCGCAGCGCCGGACGCCTTTTACGAATTCGTCTGCCTGGACCCGAGCGGCGATTGGCCGCCGGTGCATTACTACCGCGAGCCGTTCACCCGCTCCAATGCCATGGTTTACTTCCGTGTTTTTCCGCCCAAACAAAGCTTGCTGGGGCTGGCGTTTCGCCTGTTGCCGCTCAATGACGATTACGCGATTTTCGCCTGGCTCAACATCAACCAGGCCGCGGTGTACGGGCGCGACACCTTCGCCGTCAACGAATTCGACCTGGCGACGCCGGAAATGACCGACCCGTCGATCACGACGATCACCGTGTTTTTCTTCGACACGAACTTCAACGGCGTCAGCGACGGAGCTCCGGCGGGTGGGATTTGGAGCAGTTTTCCGTTCCTGCGGGCGTTCGATTTGTGGTTGCCGGCGACCGGATCGACCCGTTTTCAATTCGACGGCCGCGAGATGAACATCCGCAACTGGCCGTCGAAAACCGACGGGCTGTCGATCGCGGTCTTCGAATAG
- a CDS encoding nickel-dependent hydrogenase large subunit, with protein sequence MKKKIVIDPITRIEGHLKIEVEATDGKVTNAWTAGDMFRGWENILIGRNPVDAQHITQRICGVCPASHAQASTLCLDMALGVTPPKNGMLIRNLILGSNYIQSHILHFYHLAALDFVDITAIAKYNGADRGLQKVCDWVLAGLEQAKAGEPVALGPFLPRYEGDFYIKDTATNIELIAHYLQALTARRKAHEMLTIWGGRMPHEIAIAPGGVTQDPTVDRIVSYKTRLLELIDFVDNVYVPDVLALAKAFPAAATIGKSYGNYLSYGVFEETEDGKKRYLPAGVIRNGKLEEFDPAKIVEQVKYSRYDSKSALHPYEGQTHPAPEKKDAYTWLKAPRYDGAPMEVGPAARMMVAYLRGHADVKANLDAALKQLNAPVDAVDSLAGRHLARAVECKIVAHKLLDFVAALEPGKPFHTPFNIPAEGKGMGLTEAPRGALGHWIVVKDKKIANYQAVVPTTWFASPRDDKGVMGPAEKALIGTPVADAENPMEPARVIRSFDPCIACAVHVIEAGKEVSVVKVS encoded by the coding sequence ATGAAGAAGAAAATCGTCATCGATCCCATTACCCGGATCGAAGGTCACTTGAAAATCGAAGTGGAAGCCACCGACGGCAAGGTAACCAATGCCTGGACGGCCGGCGACATGTTCCGCGGCTGGGAAAACATCCTGATCGGCCGCAATCCGGTGGACGCCCAGCACATCACGCAGCGCATCTGCGGCGTCTGCCCGGCCTCGCACGCGCAAGCCTCCACGCTTTGCCTGGACATGGCGTTGGGTGTCACCCCGCCGAAAAACGGCATGTTGATCCGCAACCTGATTCTGGGCAGCAACTACATCCAATCGCACATTCTGCATTTCTATCATCTGGCGGCGCTGGACTTCGTGGACATCACCGCGATCGCCAAATACAACGGCGCCGATCGCGGCCTGCAAAAGGTCTGCGACTGGGTGCTGGCCGGTCTGGAACAGGCGAAAGCCGGCGAACCGGTGGCACTCGGCCCGTTCCTGCCCCGTTACGAGGGCGATTTCTACATCAAGGACACCGCGACCAACATCGAACTGATCGCGCACTACCTCCAGGCGCTGACCGCTCGCCGCAAGGCGCACGAAATGCTGACCATCTGGGGCGGCCGCATGCCGCACGAAATCGCGATCGCGCCCGGCGGCGTCACCCAGGATCCGACGGTGGATCGCATCGTCAGCTACAAAACCCGCCTGCTCGAACTCATCGACTTCGTCGATAACGTTTACGTGCCCGACGTGCTGGCGCTGGCCAAGGCGTTCCCGGCGGCGGCGACGATCGGCAAGAGTTACGGCAACTATCTGTCTTACGGCGTCTTCGAGGAAACCGAGGACGGCAAGAAGCGCTATCTGCCCGCCGGCGTGATCCGCAACGGCAAGCTTGAGGAATTCGACCCGGCGAAGATCGTCGAGCAGGTCAAATACTCCCGTTACGATTCCAAGTCGGCGTTGCATCCGTACGAAGGTCAGACGCACCCGGCGCCCGAAAAGAAAGACGCCTACACCTGGCTCAAGGCGCCGCGTTACGATGGTGCGCCGATGGAAGTCGGCCCGGCGGCGCGGATGATGGTCGCCTATCTGCGCGGCCACGCGGACGTCAAAGCCAACCTGGACGCGGCCCTCAAGCAGCTCAACGCGCCTGTCGACGCGGTCGACTCTTTGGCCGGCCGTCACTTGGCGCGGGCCGTCGAGTGCAAGATCGTCGCTCACAAGCTGCTCGACTTCGTCGCCGCGCTCGAACCCGGCAAGCCGTTCCATACGCCGTTCAACATTCCGGCGGAAGGCAAGGGTATGGGCCTGACCGAAGCGCCGCGCGGCGCGCTGGGTCACTGGATCGTGGTGAAGGACAAAAAAATCGCCAACTACCAGGCGGTCGTTCCCACGACCTGGTTCGCCTCGCCGCGCGATGACAAGGGCGTGATGGGTCCGGCGGAAAAGGCGTTGATCGGCACGCCGGTCGCCGACGCCGAAAATCCGATGGAACCGGCCCGGGTCATCCGCTCCTTCGATCCGTGCATCGCCTGCGCGGTTCACGTGATCGAGGCCGGCAAGGAAGTCTCGGTCGTCAAGGTTTCGTAG
- a CDS encoding GGDEF domain-containing protein codes for MFAVQDESPVDQSSFDELRAQALHTLRFIVYFLAAFTVFQTASYYLFARTDLLNQPFGYVSVTLNLGLLVAFSLFFLINRAAEKFHLDKTRIYYVSMNGMTLFTNFIWLCHIHLAGSSITILIILIPATAFVVSGYLGSWEAWIHLGIGLAGYLGLIILERNGLLPFFPLYRHSAELPAQFLLSARYTIINMVMLIALSVVVLLLLIRLQRDLRQRNRELAQAKKKLEILARTDSLTGLINRRTVMELAERELSRVRRQKQHLAMVMADIDNFKQVNDTYGHAVGDIVLRETAQLLQHNFRPYDLVARIGGEEFLIVIAEVDANKGIDLAERTRVAIANHDIRIDEATQLQITTSFGCTTFNPDQPKSFDLLLKDADDALYVSKKHGKNRVTHKV; via the coding sequence GTGTTTGCCGTCCAGGACGAATCGCCGGTCGATCAATCGTCTTTCGACGAGTTGCGCGCGCAAGCCCTGCACACGTTGCGTTTCATCGTCTATTTTCTGGCCGCTTTTACCGTCTTCCAGACCGCTTCCTATTATTTATTCGCCCGCACCGATTTGCTCAATCAACCGTTCGGATACGTCTCGGTCACCCTCAACCTCGGACTGCTGGTGGCGTTCAGCCTGTTTTTTCTGATCAATCGGGCGGCCGAGAAATTCCACCTGGATAAAACGCGGATTTATTACGTCTCGATGAACGGGATGACCCTGTTCACCAATTTCATCTGGCTTTGCCACATCCACCTGGCGGGCAGCTCCATCACGATTCTCATCATCCTGATTCCGGCTACCGCCTTCGTCGTTTCCGGATATCTGGGTTCGTGGGAAGCCTGGATCCACCTCGGCATCGGTCTGGCCGGATACCTGGGCCTGATCATTCTGGAAAGAAACGGCCTGTTGCCGTTCTTTCCCCTTTACCGCCATAGTGCCGAGTTGCCGGCGCAATTCCTGCTCAGCGCCCGCTATACCATTATCAACATGGTCATGTTGATCGCCCTTTCGGTGGTGGTCCTGCTTTTGTTGATCCGGCTGCAACGGGATCTGCGGCAGCGCAACCGGGAGTTGGCGCAGGCGAAAAAAAAGCTGGAAATCCTCGCCCGCACTGATTCGCTGACCGGCCTCATCAACCGGCGGACGGTCATGGAACTGGCGGAACGCGAATTGTCCCGGGTGCGGCGGCAAAAGCAGCACCTGGCCATGGTCATGGCCGATATCGACAACTTCAAACAGGTCAACGACACCTACGGCCATGCCGTGGGCGATATCGTGCTGCGGGAAACCGCCCAACTGTTGCAACACAATTTCCGGCCGTACGATCTGGTGGCGCGGATCGGGGGCGAGGAATTTTTGATCGTCATCGCCGAGGTGGACGCCAACAAGGGCATCGATCTGGCCGAACGGACGCGCGTCGCCATCGCCAACCACGACATTCGGATCGACGAAGCCACTCAATTGCAAATCACCACCAGTTTCGGCTGCACGACTTTCAATCCGGATCAACCCAAGTCGTTTGATCTGCTGCTCAAAGACGCGGACGACGCGCTGTACGTTTCTAAAAAACACGGTAAAAACCGCGTCACCCATAAAGTTTGA
- a CDS encoding hydrogenase small subunit, with amino-acid sequence MSKLTRREFLKLAMASSAAAGASLSGMGGIAKALAADKSLPAVMWFQGQSCSGCSVSLLNATYPDIAQVITQVISLKYHMTVMAGTGDVSTKVIDEVMAKKKGSYVLLAEGSIPTGDGEYCTLGQRQGKVIAYKDLIVEAAKNAQAAVAIGTCAAFGGIPAANGNLTGATSLGKLLKEKGVATPVINVSGCPPHPDWMVGTLAHYLWFGLPKLDEQGRPALFYPQTHENCERYMYFQEEKFAKDYGEPLCLYQLGCKGPISHCDVMKRGWNGATNNCISCGAPCIGCTEPTFPDHFGEGIRGVVQLEGLPIKIA; translated from the coding sequence ATGAGCAAATTGACCAGGCGCGAATTTTTAAAGCTTGCCATGGCGAGCAGCGCGGCGGCAGGAGCCTCGCTCTCGGGAATGGGCGGCATTGCGAAAGCCTTGGCGGCGGATAAATCCCTGCCGGCAGTGATGTGGTTTCAGGGCCAATCCTGCTCCGGCTGCAGCGTTTCGCTGCTGAACGCCACCTATCCCGATATCGCTCAGGTAATCACCCAGGTAATCAGCTTGAAGTACCACATGACGGTCATGGCCGGCACCGGCGATGTTTCGACCAAGGTGATCGACGAGGTCATGGCTAAAAAGAAGGGCTCCTATGTGCTGCTGGCCGAGGGCTCGATTCCCACCGGCGACGGCGAGTACTGCACGCTGGGGCAGCGGCAGGGCAAGGTCATCGCCTATAAAGACCTGATCGTCGAAGCGGCAAAAAACGCCCAGGCGGCGGTGGCCATCGGCACCTGCGCGGCCTTCGGCGGCATCCCCGCGGCCAACGGCAACCTGACAGGCGCGACCTCGCTGGGCAAACTGTTGAAGGAAAAAGGCGTCGCGACGCCAGTCATCAACGTGTCCGGCTGCCCGCCGCATCCCGACTGGATGGTCGGCACCCTGGCGCATTACCTGTGGTTCGGGCTGCCCAAGCTTGACGAACAGGGCCGGCCGGCCTTGTTCTATCCGCAGACCCACGAAAACTGCGAACGATACATGTACTTCCAGGAAGAGAAGTTCGCCAAGGACTACGGCGAACCCCTCTGCCTGTATCAACTGGGCTGCAAAGGGCCGATTTCCCACTGCGACGTCATGAAGCGCGGTTGGAACGGCGCGACCAACAACTGCATCAGCTGCGGCGCCCCCTGCATCGGCTGCACCGAACCCACCTTCCCCGATCACTTCGGCGAAGGAATTCGCGGTGTCGTGCAACTGGAAGGCCTGCCGATCAAGATCGCTTAA